The Vibrio nitrifigilis genome window below encodes:
- the yidA gene encoding sugar-phosphatase: MYKIIALDMDGTLLNSQKQISPRTKEAIAKAQQQGIRVVLASGRPIEGIRNQLAELNIASDSDFVLYYNGSIVENVGTGEIIHQDIITGKDAKQIARMAKELGVHTHAFSQIHGLITPKNSRYTDVEAEINGITITEMDFEQLEDDHPIIKSMIIDEPELLAKAIEQMPAELQQQFTMVKSAPYFLEFLNPNSNKGVGLKAVADYLNVSAEEVISMGDAGNDLHMLHYAGLGIAMANAMEEAKQAANAITLSNDEDGVAVAIEKYALS, from the coding sequence ATGTATAAAATTATCGCTTTAGATATGGATGGCACCCTACTAAATAGCCAAAAGCAAATTTCTCCTCGCACGAAAGAAGCGATTGCAAAAGCCCAACAACAAGGCATCCGTGTTGTACTCGCCTCTGGCCGTCCAATCGAAGGCATCCGTAACCAACTTGCAGAACTTAACATTGCCTCAGATAGCGATTTCGTTCTTTATTACAATGGATCAATTGTAGAAAACGTGGGGACTGGTGAAATTATTCATCAAGATATTATTACCGGTAAAGATGCCAAGCAAATTGCTCGTATGGCCAAAGAATTAGGCGTACATACTCACGCGTTTAGCCAAATCCATGGTTTGATCACCCCAAAAAACAGTCGCTATACGGATGTTGAAGCAGAGATTAATGGCATCACCATCACTGAGATGGATTTTGAACAACTGGAAGATGATCACCCTATTATCAAATCCATGATCATCGATGAACCAGAGTTACTTGCTAAAGCGATAGAACAGATGCCTGCGGAGTTACAGCAACAATTTACCATGGTAAAAAGCGCTCCATACTTCCTTGAATTCTTAAATCCAAATAGTAATAAAGGTGTTGGTTTAAAAGCAGTAGCCGATTACCTTAATGTCTCCGCTGAAGAAGTGATCAGTATGGGCGATGCTGGTAATGATTTACACATGCTCCATTACGCAGGCCTTGGCATTGCTATGGCTAACGCAATGGAAGAAGCGAAACAGGCAGCCAACGCAATTACATTATCTAATGATGAAGATGGCGTTGCAGTGGCGATAGAAAAATACGCGCTGTCATAA
- the queE gene encoding 7-carboxy-7-deazaguanine synthase QueE produces the protein MFETIQGEGVFTGVPAVFVRLQGCPVGCAWCDTKQTWDATPSDETSFDIILSKTADNPTWCSASAEQVIARYREQGYTAKHIVITGGEPCIFDLRPLTGAFEAIDCRCQIETSGTSEVLASDNTWVTVSPKVAMKGKLPVLDSALLRANEIKHPVATQKDIDNLEELIVRANVPAQTVIALQPISQKARATQLCIDTCIARNWRLSVQTHKYLSIA, from the coding sequence ATGTTTGAAACGATCCAAGGTGAGGGCGTGTTTACCGGCGTGCCTGCTGTCTTTGTTCGTTTGCAAGGTTGTCCAGTGGGTTGTGCTTGGTGTGATACCAAGCAAACGTGGGATGCCACACCATCGGATGAAACCTCATTTGACATTATTCTGTCAAAGACAGCGGATAACCCAACGTGGTGCTCAGCAAGTGCTGAACAAGTTATTGCGCGCTATCGCGAGCAAGGTTATACCGCCAAGCATATTGTTATCACAGGTGGTGAGCCATGTATTTTTGATTTAAGACCATTAACGGGTGCATTTGAAGCCATTGATTGTCGTTGTCAGATTGAAACAAGTGGTACTAGTGAAGTATTAGCATCAGATAATACATGGGTTACAGTGTCACCTAAAGTGGCGATGAAAGGAAAACTTCCAGTATTGGATAGCGCGCTATTAAGAGCGAATGAGATCAAACATCCGGTCGCTACCCAAAAAGATATAGATAACCTTGAAGAGCTTATTGTTAGAGCCAACGTGCCTGCGCAAACTGTGATTGCTTTGCAACCTATTAGCCAAAAAGCGCGTGCAACTCAGTTATGTATCGATACCTGTATTGCCCGTAATTGGCGTTTATCAGTGCAGACCCACAAATATCTTAGTATTGCGTAA
- the queC gene encoding 7-cyano-7-deazaguanine synthase QueC has product MKKAVVVFSGGQDSTTCLVQALKEFDEVHAITFDYGQRHKQEIQVAQDTAKKLGVAAHKVMDVGLLNELAISSLTRDDIPVSNELQENGLPNSFVPGRNILFLTLAGIYAYQIGADTVITGVCETDFSGYPDCRDDFVKAMNSALVQGMDRALEIRTPLMWLNKAETWALADQNDALDLVREHTLTCYNGIIGDGCGECPSCLLRKAGLNEYLDNRETVMTSLVEKQSSN; this is encoded by the coding sequence ATGAAAAAAGCGGTTGTTGTATTCAGTGGTGGGCAAGACTCTACAACTTGCCTAGTGCAAGCGTTGAAAGAGTTTGACGAGGTTCATGCGATTACCTTTGACTATGGTCAGCGTCATAAGCAAGAGATCCAAGTTGCACAAGATACAGCTAAGAAATTAGGCGTTGCTGCGCATAAAGTTATGGATGTTGGCTTACTCAATGAGTTAGCAATCAGCTCTCTTACTCGTGATGACATTCCTGTTTCTAATGAACTGCAAGAAAATGGATTACCGAATTCATTTGTTCCTGGCCGCAATATTCTGTTTCTAACACTGGCCGGTATCTATGCTTATCAAATTGGTGCAGACACCGTAATCACTGGTGTATGCGAAACCGATTTTTCAGGGTACCCAGATTGCCGTGATGATTTTGTGAAAGCCATGAATAGTGCCTTGGTGCAGGGAATGGATCGCGCGTTAGAAATTCGTACCCCATTGATGTGGTTGAATAAAGCAGAAACTTGGGCGTTAGCCGATCAAAATGATGCTTTAGATTTAGTACGTGAACATACGTTGACGTGTTATAACGGCATTATTGGTGATGGTTGTGGTGAATGCCCATCATGTCTGCTGCGTAAAGCTGGGTTGAACGAGTATTTAGATAACCGTGAAACAGTAATGACTTCTCTGGTTGAGAAACAGTCTTCAAACTAA
- a CDS encoding GGDEF domain-containing protein encodes MHTMSLVFNEQGRLISSTHSFDDLSLRNIDELVISYRNQQQIKFPSLKEILQKQFRIDVYIEFEEQVYSGNVTCVAKVDGQQEFIVSLKHATDNSSSPNDKMINILDSARIATWEWNITSDELHVNELWANILGYSLESIAPVTYKTWQDHLHPDYRHLLAQKLNAHYVGKEAYFKLESPVLNHEGEWIWVKDIGRVVSRLSNGEPEWVFGARIDINRSKMAQLELEKLQEQLDELMALSPSVIYKMASDRDAKVLFVSSGVERLLGYSAEELVGKPHWWCSHIAEEDLAEYQRCTELTKERSYHPIMDCEYRFTKANGESVWLVDRIRYVDSGDEPAYFVGSVIDLSEFITLNQHLKSLSLLPPGVIYQFEKKADGHMSFPYVSQEFEHVFGVSPKVAAEDALRVFEVIHPDDVKNILNVVDQSFLDMSDAECEFRITRDDKTQWYYFQSSPIQQGEGSVLWSGQVINITDRKNMELQLEKESTTDPLTGTYNRRFLLNRVKELKQQHSEHDWVFSLISIDFDHFKAVNDDYGHDGGDAVLKQTVKCINKNLRDKDVFARMGGEEFVIFLPDTSHQAALIIAERIRQKVEHNVIQHRKKKISITITQGVASSTQSDSIQELLKISDRALYLGKKRGRNCVV; translated from the coding sequence ATGCATACCATGTCTCTAGTGTTTAATGAACAAGGACGACTAATCTCATCTACGCATTCGTTTGATGATCTGTCACTACGTAATATTGATGAATTAGTCATATCGTATAGGAATCAACAACAGATAAAGTTTCCATCTCTGAAAGAAATACTGCAGAAACAATTTCGAATTGATGTATATATCGAGTTTGAGGAGCAAGTCTATTCAGGTAATGTTACCTGTGTAGCCAAAGTCGATGGACAACAAGAGTTTATTGTTAGCTTAAAGCATGCCACAGATAATAGTAGCTCACCAAATGATAAGATGATCAACATTCTTGATAGTGCCCGTATTGCAACGTGGGAATGGAACATAACTTCCGACGAACTACATGTAAATGAACTGTGGGCCAATATCTTAGGTTATTCATTAGAATCGATTGCACCAGTTACTTATAAAACCTGGCAAGACCACCTGCATCCAGATTATCGTCATCTTTTAGCACAAAAATTAAATGCTCATTACGTCGGTAAAGAGGCGTATTTTAAACTTGAATCTCCCGTTTTAAATCATGAAGGGGAGTGGATTTGGGTCAAAGACATTGGGCGAGTGGTATCGAGGTTATCCAATGGAGAACCCGAATGGGTGTTTGGTGCTCGTATTGATATCAACCGATCCAAAATGGCTCAACTAGAGCTGGAAAAGTTACAGGAGCAACTCGATGAACTAATGGCATTGTCGCCATCAGTTATTTATAAAATGGCGAGTGATAGAGACGCAAAGGTTTTGTTTGTAAGTAGTGGTGTTGAGCGTCTTTTGGGTTACTCCGCTGAGGAATTAGTCGGCAAACCCCACTGGTGGTGCTCCCATATCGCTGAAGAAGATTTGGCAGAATACCAACGGTGTACGGAATTAACTAAAGAACGTTCTTATCATCCGATTATGGACTGTGAGTATCGATTTACCAAAGCAAATGGCGAGAGCGTGTGGCTTGTGGACCGTATCCGTTATGTAGATAGTGGTGATGAACCCGCTTATTTCGTGGGGTCGGTTATTGATCTATCAGAATTTATTACTCTTAATCAGCATCTTAAAAGTCTGTCACTGCTACCTCCTGGCGTTATCTATCAATTTGAAAAAAAAGCGGATGGACACATGTCATTTCCATATGTGAGTCAAGAATTTGAACATGTTTTTGGTGTGTCTCCGAAAGTTGCTGCTGAAGATGCATTGCGGGTGTTTGAGGTAATTCACCCTGATGATGTGAAAAATATTCTTAATGTGGTTGATCAGTCATTTTTAGATATGTCTGATGCCGAATGTGAATTTAGGATAACGCGTGATGACAAAACGCAATGGTATTACTTCCAGTCTTCTCCAATACAGCAGGGAGAGGGATCGGTTTTATGGTCGGGGCAAGTGATCAATATTACCGACCGTAAGAATATGGAGCTTCAATTAGAGAAGGAATCCACAACCGATCCTTTGACTGGTACATATAACCGTCGCTTCTTGCTCAATAGAGTAAAAGAACTTAAACAACAGCATAGTGAACATGATTGGGTGTTTTCGTTAATATCTATCGATTTTGATCATTTTAAAGCGGTCAATGACGATTACGGGCATGACGGTGGTGATGCCGTACTCAAACAAACGGTAAAATGCATTAATAAAAATCTGCGTGATAAAGATGTATTTGCGAGAATGGGAGGAGAAGAGTTTGTCATCTTTCTCCCAGATACAAGCCACCAAGCTGCTCTTATCATTGCTGAACGTATAAGGCAAAAAGTGGAACATAATGTTATTCAACACCGAAAAAAAAAGATTTCGATAACGATTACTCAGGGGGTGGCATCGTCAACACAATCGGACAGTATTCAAGAACTATTAAAGATCTCCGATAGAGCCCTTTATTTGGGGAAAAAGCGAGGGAGAAACTGTGTTGTTTAA
- the grxB gene encoding glutaredoxin 2, producing the protein MKLFIFHHCPFCVKATMAAGYKKLDVEWVFLQNHDVDARISKVGANMVPILQKPDGSYMGESLDIVQYLDNFDGTSTIQPAQQADQVSQWLKETGFLASVLLYPRWFKLNLPEFETAEARAWFTKNKTAMIDMSFEDALAHSEEYIQQINAKLEQLTWLTLPSSRGGQLSYDDINLYPFLRNYTAVKGVLFPEKVRQYIDEVTELTQVPLYDDVAV; encoded by the coding sequence ATGAAACTTTTCATTTTTCACCACTGTCCATTTTGTGTAAAAGCAACCATGGCGGCAGGATACAAAAAACTCGATGTAGAATGGGTCTTTTTGCAAAATCATGATGTAGATGCTCGCATCAGCAAAGTAGGGGCAAATATGGTTCCTATACTGCAAAAACCGGATGGTAGTTATATGGGAGAAAGTCTAGATATTGTTCAGTATCTCGATAACTTTGATGGCACATCGACTATTCAACCAGCACAACAAGCCGACCAAGTTTCTCAATGGCTAAAAGAGACGGGATTTCTTGCGTCAGTGTTGCTGTATCCACGCTGGTTTAAATTGAACTTGCCTGAATTTGAGACTGCAGAAGCTCGCGCTTGGTTTACCAAAAACAAGACCGCGATGATTGATATGAGTTTTGAAGATGCGTTAGCCCACAGTGAAGAATACATCCAACAGATTAACGCGAAGCTTGAACAATTAACTTGGTTAACCTTACCGTCTTCTCGTGGCGGTCAGCTTTCATATGATGATATCAATCTTTATCCTTTCTTGCGTAACTACACGGCAGTGAAAGGTGTGCTGTTCCCAGAAAAGGTTCGTCAATACATTGATGAAGTGACCGAGCTGACTCAAGTGCCTCTTTATGATGATGTAGCGGTGTAA